In a genomic window of Thermodesulfobium sp. 4217-1:
- a CDS encoding UDP-3-O-acyl-N-acetylglucosamine deacetylase translates to MSKLNKATFEGIGIHTGKVCKIEVYPSDKGLWIKKGDMIFSNFQDMAIHSENATVLENCYFRLSTVEHLLCALAMLNVNDAVIEILQGEEIPILDGSAIKFFKKLSDVFSKKNKKNIFKSIEKPILYKEDESFIYLFPYKRFELRVYLDYTSKGLGLLSDEFIFGRDKRESILNSRTFGFLSDYDLLKSKGKAMGASLDNVLVFDEKGHPLRRMRSSKEASRHKILDLIGDLYLNGFLPRAQIVAVRPSHKINTAVSKMLNKI, encoded by the coding sequence ATCTCCAAATTAAATAAGGCTACATTCGAAGGTATAGGGATTCATACAGGCAAGGTTTGTAAGATTGAGGTTTATCCGTCTGATAAGGGGCTTTGGATAAAAAAAGGTGATATGATTTTCTCAAACTTTCAGGATATGGCTATTCATTCTGAAAACGCTACTGTTCTTGAAAATTGTTATTTTAGACTATCTACCGTTGAACATCTTTTATGCGCACTTGCTATGTTAAACGTTAATGACGCTGTAATTGAAATTTTACAGGGCGAAGAGATTCCGATTTTAGATGGAAGTGCTATTAAATTCTTTAAAAAATTATCTGATGTTTTTTCGAAAAAAAATAAAAAAAATATTTTTAAGTCTATTGAAAAGCCAATACTTTATAAAGAAGATGAATCTTTTATTTATCTGTTCCCATATAAAAGGTTTGAACTTAGGGTTTATTTGGATTATACTTCAAAGGGTTTAGGGCTTCTTAGCGACGAGTTTATTTTCGGAAGAGACAAAAGAGAATCCATTCTGAACTCGAGGACTTTCGGTTTTCTATCTGACTATGATTTATTAAAATCTAAGGGAAAGGCAATGGGAGCGTCTTTAGATAATGTTCTTGTATTCGATGAAAAAGGACACCCTTTAAGGAGAATGAGGAGCTCAAAAGAGGCGTCAAGGCACAAGATCCTTGATTTAATTGGAGATCTTTACCTTAATGGATTTTTGCC
- a CDS encoding glucose-1-phosphate thymidylyltransferase codes for MKRAKALILSGGKGTRLRPFTYTFTKQLIPVANRPILYFVIDDILQAGIEDIGVIIAPETGEEVKRVLAEYTFDNKKIDFNFILQEKPLGLAHAVKTAQGFLQDSPFVMFLGDNLIENGISSYIDRFFSEGLDAMIFLKEVDDPTRFGVAVLDDNGNVTKLIEKPKDPPSNLALVGIYIFSNKIHDAIKLIKPSWRNELEITDAIDTMVTGKNFVKAQVLQGWWLDTGKKDEILEANRIVLDEKIKRQVLGENVDSKIVGRVQVDRTARIERSEVRGPAVIGAGAIIIDSFIGPYTSIGDRCHIEKSEIEHSVVLEESKIFGVGRIDTSLIGRRTYISKEEELVKAYRFFIGDDAQVEVY; via the coding sequence ATGAAAAGAGCAAAGGCGCTTATATTAAGTGGTGGCAAGGGAACAAGGCTCAGGCCATTTACCTACACCTTTACAAAACAGCTGATACCTGTAGCCAATAGACCTATACTATATTTTGTTATCGATGACATACTACAGGCTGGGATAGAGGATATTGGGGTAATAATAGCTCCTGAGACAGGTGAAGAGGTAAAAAGAGTTCTTGCAGAGTATACTTTTGACAATAAAAAAATAGATTTTAATTTTATCTTGCAGGAAAAGCCTCTTGGTTTGGCGCACGCAGTTAAAACCGCCCAGGGCTTTTTGCAGGATAGTCCTTTTGTGATGTTTTTGGGCGATAATCTCATAGAGAATGGTATAAGTTCTTATATAGATAGATTTTTTTCTGAAGGTCTTGATGCGATGATCTTTCTTAAAGAGGTTGATGATCCTACGAGATTTGGAGTCGCTGTTTTAGATGACAATGGCAATGTAACAAAACTTATAGAGAAACCAAAGGATCCGCCTTCAAACCTTGCCCTTGTGGGAATTTACATTTTCTCGAATAAGATTCACGACGCTATCAAGCTGATAAAGCCTTCCTGGAGAAATGAGCTTGAGATTACAGACGCAATAGATACAATGGTCACAGGAAAAAATTTTGTAAAAGCACAGGTTCTACAAGGTTGGTGGCTTGATACAGGCAAAAAAGATGAAATTTTGGAAGCGAATAGAATAGTCTTGGATGAAAAGATTAAAAGACAGGTTTTGGGAGAAAATGTAGACTCTAAAATTGTTGGCAGGGTTCAAGTTGATAGAACTGCAAGAATTGAGAGGAGTGAAGTCAGAGGACCAGCGGTCATAGGGGCTGGAGCGATTATAATAGATTCATTTATAGGGCCATATACCAGCATCGGTGACAGGTGCCATATTGAGAAAAGTGAGATTGAACACTCTGTCGTCCTTGAGGAAAGTAAAATTTTTGGCGTAGGGAGAATCGATACCTCTTTGATAGGTAGAAGGACATATATTTCCAAAGAAGAAGAATTGGTAAAGGCTTATAGGTTTTTTATAGGCGACGATGCCCAGGTTGAGGTTTATTAG
- a CDS encoding OmpH family outer membrane protein, with protein MKKSLLLFACAILVLFTFQTKAMAKDNVVAYIDLMKVEAGVNELKPLIDQKNQVETQFEQLRNQKQQEFAQAQASGQSQDQLKKLYDQINQELALKAKDVDAARSAIDAKLQTVLPKIKTAIDAVAKQDGVSIVLDNAIVWWGGLDITDQVIAKVNGQ; from the coding sequence TTGAAGAAGAGTTTGTTATTGTTTGCTTGTGCAATTTTAGTTTTGTTTACATTTCAAACTAAGGCGATGGCAAAGGACAATGTAGTTGCCTATATCGATCTTATGAAAGTTGAGGCAGGAGTTAACGAGTTGAAACCTCTTATCGATCAAAAGAATCAGGTTGAAACCCAATTTGAGCAATTGAGAAATCAGAAACAGCAAGAATTTGCTCAGGCTCAAGCTTCTGGCCAATCTCAAGATCAGCTGAAAAAGTTATACGATCAAATCAACCAGGAACTTGCTCTTAAGGCAAAAGACGTTGATGCTGCAAGATCTGCGATTGATGCGAAGTTGCAAACTGTGCTTCCTAAGATTAAAACAGCTATTGATGCGGTCGCAAAGCAAGATGGGGTCTCAATAGTTCTCGATAATGCTATAGTTTGGTGGGGCGGTTTGGACATTACCGATCAGGTAATAGCTAAGGTGAATGGACAATAA
- a CDS encoding BamA/TamA family outer membrane protein, translating into MPWRFFIISFFLVTLLVGLSAVSFADGGSSGSSYVKVTAFGVEGNKNIATEDILSAVPFRIGSNITPNDVQESLKSIYALGYFSDVKAKTEPFEDGVKLIYVVTENPILEGVLIQGNTVIPTDKILSIMNLPTGKVFNYNEMDKSLKRVEDYYASQGYTAARIMDANLDPSGHLLVTIAEGKIQAIKILGNHRTVEHVIRRELSVKPGEIFNYNKVKADINKLYDMNIFDDVGVMFEPGTKPGEIFLDIDVKEKKTGSVTFGAGYSTAYNAIGMITLSDTNMFGRAQTMSIGLQFGTNQSYYSISFSDPNFNDHNMSFAANLYNYRTYGLLIGGYTTDEKAAGFNMSFGFPIFDKYTRQTITPGYERVHLSTDQTINPNDQYDRPNGSYRSLTYALSRDTRDQTRDPRQGYFASASISQTNGFLGGSSLYSFDKVIAEFRDYIPLDKSKEHVFASRFMGGTSIVPSGKIMPVYYQYYVGGQGTVRGITDNKYYGKYFAIGNFEYRFPFIRGTRGALFTDIGDAWGGNTDWPNFKLHAGVGMGIMLNTPFGPVRVDGAYSSNHFKGYFGMGNPF; encoded by the coding sequence ATGCCCTGGCGTTTTTTTATAATTAGTTTTTTTCTCGTAACTTTATTGGTTGGTTTGTCTGCGGTTTCTTTTGCTGACGGGGGAAGTTCTGGCAGCAGCTATGTTAAGGTAACTGCATTTGGGGTAGAAGGTAATAAAAACATTGCGACTGAGGACATATTGTCTGCGGTCCCTTTTAGAATTGGCTCCAATATTACTCCAAATGACGTTCAAGAGAGTCTGAAGTCTATCTATGCTTTAGGTTATTTTAGCGATGTGAAGGCAAAAACAGAGCCATTTGAGGACGGAGTCAAGCTTATTTACGTTGTTACAGAGAATCCAATTCTTGAAGGAGTTCTAATACAAGGCAATACTGTTATCCCAACTGATAAAATTCTTAGCATAATGAATTTGCCCACAGGCAAAGTTTTTAACTACAACGAGATGGACAAGTCTCTAAAAAGGGTTGAGGATTACTATGCAAGCCAGGGATACACAGCAGCAAGGATAATGGACGCAAATCTTGATCCTTCGGGACATTTGTTGGTGACTATAGCAGAAGGAAAGATACAGGCTATAAAGATATTGGGCAACCACAGAACTGTAGAACACGTTATTAGAAGAGAGCTTAGCGTGAAGCCAGGCGAGATATTTAATTACAACAAAGTTAAGGCAGATATAAACAAACTTTATGATATGAACATATTTGACGATGTAGGCGTAATGTTTGAGCCAGGAACAAAGCCAGGCGAAATATTCCTTGACATAGACGTGAAGGAGAAGAAAACTGGTTCTGTTACGTTTGGGGCAGGATACAGCACTGCATACAATGCCATAGGTATGATAACTCTATCTGATACCAATATGTTCGGTAGGGCGCAAACTATGTCTATTGGACTGCAGTTTGGCACAAATCAATCCTATTATTCAATTAGCTTTTCAGATCCTAACTTCAACGATCACAATATGTCCTTTGCAGCAAACCTGTACAATTATAGAACTTATGGCTTGCTGATAGGCGGTTATACTACCGATGAGAAGGCAGCAGGGTTTAATATGTCATTTGGCTTCCCAATTTTCGATAAATATACAAGACAGACTATCACTCCTGGTTATGAAAGGGTTCACCTTTCTACAGATCAGACGATTAATCCAAACGATCAATATGATAGGCCAAACGGTTCTTATAGATCTCTAACCTATGCGCTATCAAGGGACACCAGGGATCAGACCAGAGACCCTCGTCAGGGATACTTTGCAAGCGCGAGCATATCTCAGACAAACGGCTTCCTTGGGGGGTCAAGTTTGTACTCATTCGACAAGGTGATTGCCGAATTCAGAGATTATATACCTTTGGATAAGTCAAAAGAACACGTATTTGCCTCTAGATTTATGGGTGGCACCTCTATAGTTCCTTCTGGCAAGATAATGCCTGTATACTATCAATACTATGTTGGCGGTCAGGGAACGGTTAGGGGCATAACAGATAACAAATACTATGGCAAATACTTTGCAATTGGCAATTTTGAATACAGGTTCCCATTTATAAGAGGCACTAGGGGCGCACTGTTTACCGATATTGGTGATGCCTGGGGCGGCAATACCGATTGGCCAAACTTTAAGCTTCATGCAGGCGTCGGTATGGGTATAATGTTAAATACCCCATTTGGCCCAGTTCGTGTTGATGGTGCATATTCGTCCAATCACTTCAAGGGTTACTTTGGTATGGGGAACCCATTCTAA
- the rfbD gene encoding dTDP-4-dehydrorhamnose reductase, with translation MKVILLGSNGQLAKEFLTNSANFNFELISFNKTMLDITNFFELKEAMKNYMPDIVLNCAAYNQVDRAESDQETAYRVNALGPRNLAVLSNELNFVLVHFSSDYVFDGTSKRPYLIFDETNPISVYGKSKLSGEREVSSLCSRHYIVRTSWVFGDGPNSFPRKLVEWSKGKSSLKIVDDQISSPTSARYLALKTLNMINNMPYGTYHITNSGYCSRFQWAEFIFKTIKLNIELVPAKSDEFVTPAKRPLFSVLDNFPLTSDEDWKDTTINYLLTNLQL, from the coding sequence GTGAAAGTAATTCTTTTGGGTTCAAATGGTCAGCTCGCAAAAGAGTTTTTGACTAACTCAGCAAATTTTAATTTTGAGTTGATATCTTTTAATAAAACTATGTTGGACATAACTAACTTTTTTGAATTAAAAGAGGCGATGAAAAATTATATGCCAGATATTGTTTTAAACTGTGCTGCCTATAACCAAGTTGATAGGGCTGAATCTGATCAGGAAACAGCGTATAGAGTTAACGCCTTGGGCCCCAGAAACCTTGCTGTGTTATCGAACGAACTTAACTTTGTACTTGTGCACTTTAGCTCAGACTATGTTTTTGATGGGACTTCGAAGAGACCGTATTTGATCTTTGATGAGACAAATCCAATTTCAGTTTATGGCAAATCAAAGCTTTCTGGCGAAAGAGAAGTGTCTTCTTTGTGCTCAAGGCATTATATTGTAAGGACTAGCTGGGTATTTGGTGATGGTCCAAACTCTTTTCCAAGGAAGCTTGTTGAGTGGTCTAAAGGCAAGAGCAGCCTTAAGATAGTAGACGATCAGATTTCTAGTCCAACTAGTGCAAGATATTTGGCCCTGAAAACATTAAATATGATAAATAATATGCCCTATGGCACTTACCATATTACAAATTCTGGATACTGCTCAAGATTTCAATGGGCTGAGTTTATTTTTAAGACCATTAAGTTAAATATAGAGCTTGTTCCTGCTAAGTCAGATGAATTTGTTACGCCTGCAAAAAGACCTTTATTTTCAGTTTTGGATAATTTCCCGCTGACTAGCGATGAAGACTGGAAAGATACTACCATCAATTATCTTTTAACAAATTTACAATTATGA
- the lpxD gene encoding UDP-3-O-(3-hydroxymyristoyl)glucosamine N-acyltransferase, producing the protein MDNKLLSELAKEIGGVLSGDDIAVNDVKPLVVASGNDLSFVIDKTNNESARSSKAGAFLCYKGFKSDKPTIEVDSPKLALARVLNIFYPKIHREPYIHKSSVISNSANISDKSYIGPYCVIEDGAIIEDDVELVAFVYVGEGTSIGKGTKIFPFVSVRERCRIGENCLIQAGVTIGNDGFGYATDAYGHHTWIPQIGGVSIGDEVDIGSNTAIDRGAFSNSVIKDNVKIDNLVQIAHNCILEKSVILVSMVGLSGSVHVKENAVLAGQVGAKDHLTIGKGATVLAKSGLMKDVPDGSTVMGYPARPYIDFFKERILIERLPEIEKRIKKLEEQIESLSDQNNCEEF; encoded by the coding sequence ATGGACAATAAACTTTTATCCGAACTTGCTAAAGAAATTGGCGGTGTTTTAAGCGGAGATGACATTGCTGTAAATGATGTCAAACCCTTAGTTGTTGCATCTGGTAATGATTTAAGCTTTGTTATAGATAAGACCAATAATGAAAGTGCCCGCTCCTCGAAAGCGGGCGCCTTTCTTTGTTACAAGGGGTTTAAATCAGACAAGCCTACCATAGAGGTAGATTCGCCTAAATTGGCTCTGGCAAGAGTACTTAACATATTTTATCCGAAGATACATAGAGAGCCATATATTCACAAGAGTTCTGTAATATCTAACAGTGCCAATATTTCTGATAAATCATATATAGGTCCCTACTGTGTCATAGAAGATGGGGCTATCATAGAAGATGACGTTGAACTCGTAGCCTTTGTGTATGTCGGAGAGGGCACCTCGATCGGCAAGGGAACAAAGATATTCCCTTTTGTGAGCGTTAGAGAAAGATGTAGGATAGGCGAAAACTGCTTGATCCAAGCAGGTGTAACAATAGGAAATGATGGTTTTGGCTATGCGACTGATGCTTATGGGCATCATACATGGATACCACAGATAGGCGGAGTTTCAATAGGCGATGAGGTAGATATTGGATCAAATACTGCTATAGATAGAGGAGCCTTTTCTAACAGCGTTATCAAGGATAATGTAAAGATAGACAACCTTGTGCAAATTGCTCACAACTGCATCCTTGAAAAAAGCGTTATACTTGTTTCTATGGTTGGCTTATCGGGCTCTGTTCATGTCAAGGAAAATGCCGTTCTTGCTGGGCAAGTAGGTGCAAAGGATCACCTTACAATTGGAAAAGGAGCTACGGTTCTTGCAAAATCAGGTCTTATGAAAGATGTTCCAGATGGCTCAACTGTTATGGGTTATCCTGCGAGACCTTACATAGATTTTTTTAAAGAGAGAATTTTGATAGAACGACTACCTGAAATTGAAAAAAGAATTAAGAAGTTAGAAGAGCAGATTGAGAGCTTAAGCGATCAAAATAATTGCGAAGAATTTTAA